The following proteins are co-located in the Megalobrama amblycephala isolate DHTTF-2021 linkage group LG12, ASM1881202v1, whole genome shotgun sequence genome:
- the LOC125279410 gene encoding HLA class II histocompatibility antigen, DP alpha 1 chain-like isoform X2, giving the protein MSSLVALGRVSRVEHEAYQFEACSDTEEEFLIGYDEEELWHIDFDQKNGVVTSPDFTGPMTFPGLYDLGVSNMAKCKINLQYAKGLKIPPPQLDAPQTSIFPKDNVQLGILNTLVCHVTGFYPPSVRVLWMKNNVNVTGGMSLSQYRPRTDGTFNIFSTLKFTPAEGDIYSCTVNHRALQGQPQTKTWDVEVALPGVGPAVFCGIGLTLGLLGVAAGTLFLIKGNSCN; this is encoded by the exons atgtcctCTCTAGTCGCCTTGGGACGGGTGTCCCGAG TTGAACATGAAGCTTaccaatttgaagcatgctctGATACAGAAGAAGAGTTTTTGATTGGATATGATGAGGAGGAGTTGTGGCACATCGACTTTGATCAGAAGAATGGAGTAGTGACATCCCCTGACTTTACAGGACCTATGACATTTCCTGGATTGTATGACCTCGGTGTTTCTAATATGGCAAAATGCAAAATTAACTTACAATATGCCAAAGGCCTCAAGATCCCACCACCACAACTGG ATGCACCTCAGACTTCCATCTTTCCAAAGGATAATGTACAGCTGGGTATTCTGAACACCCTTGTCTGTCATGTGACTGGCTTCTACCCTCCATCTGTCAGAGTATTATGGATGAAGAATAATGTTAATGTGACCGGGGGTATGAGTTTAAGTCAGTACCGTCCAAGGACAGATGGTACATTTAACATATTCTCCACTCTTAAGTTTACACCTGCTGAAGGAGATATTTACAGCTGCACGGTGAACCACAGAGCCCTCCAGGGTCAACCTCAGACCAAAACATGGG ATGTTGAAGTTGCCCTGCCAGGTGTTGGTCCAGCTGTGTTCTGTGGAATTGGTCTGACTCTTGGACTGTTGGGAGTCGCTGCTGGAACATTGTTCCTCATTAAAGGAAACAGCTGCAACTGA